From Spirosoma agri, one genomic window encodes:
- a CDS encoding ThuA domain-containing protein: MNRYSLLLFFILISVRASWAMDDKVNWKKVRVLVYMKNGKGYVHDNIPNAVLCIQKLGQQHGFTVDVSDQPGVFTENNLAQYTALIFPSTNNDVFDTDAQRLAFRRYIEAGGGFVGIHSVMGTERNWTWFKRMLGGTFAWHPRFQKLRLTVIDTKHPSMQGLPKTWEKEDECYFAKDMSPGPTVVMVYDLTALDQTEKEKIKTFGGSYTEVYPAAWFYHFDGGHTWCTALGHDKKDYEDPTFTQHIFQGLRFVASQVKKVDFSRAYADSRDTPIRY, encoded by the coding sequence ATGAATCGCTATAGCCTACTTCTATTTTTTATCCTGATCAGCGTACGTGCCAGCTGGGCGATGGACGACAAGGTGAACTGGAAAAAAGTCAGGGTGCTGGTCTATATGAAAAATGGGAAAGGCTACGTCCACGACAATATTCCGAATGCGGTTTTGTGCATTCAGAAACTCGGACAGCAGCATGGCTTCACGGTCGATGTGTCGGATCAGCCGGGCGTTTTTACCGAAAATAATCTGGCACAATACACCGCGCTGATCTTTCCGAGTACCAACAACGATGTGTTCGATACCGACGCGCAGCGGCTGGCTTTCCGACGCTACATCGAAGCGGGTGGTGGCTTTGTCGGCATCCATTCCGTGATGGGAACGGAGCGAAACTGGACTTGGTTTAAGCGGATGCTCGGTGGCACGTTTGCCTGGCATCCCCGTTTTCAGAAACTCCGGTTGACCGTTATCGACACAAAACATCCATCCATGCAGGGACTACCTAAAACGTGGGAAAAGGAAGACGAGTGCTACTTTGCGAAGGACATGTCGCCCGGCCCGACAGTTGTGATGGTGTACGACCTGACCGCACTGGATCAGACCGAAAAAGAGAAGATAAAAACGTTCGGTGGCTCATACACCGAGGTATACCCAGCGGCCTGGTTCTATCATTTCGATGGAGGACATACGTGGTGTACGGCCCTCGGTCACGACAAAAAAGATTACGAAGACCCCACGTTTACCCAACACATTTTTCAGGGATTGCGCTTCGTGGCCAGTCAGGTGAAAAAAGTCGATTTCAGCAGAGCCTATGCCGATTCGAGGGATACACCGATTCGGTATTAG
- a CDS encoding Gfo/Idh/MocA family protein, which produces MKNDEVVDASRRSFLKTTAKGAFATTVMGGFPTIVPASVFGKNAPSNRINVAAIGTGRISRGHDMPGVWQYDNALIMAVCDLDSNRAEDAKKLVNEYYTKKNGKDYDGVRVYTDYRELLNNKDIDAVIVSTPDHWHAPIVVDAVRAKKDVYMQKPASLTIAEGRMMADAVNQSKQIVQVGSQQRSSEQFRYAAELVRNGRIGQLKTVYVGLPGDPAGDEEPQMPIPKNLNYDMWLGTTPDVYYTEKRVHPQSGYDRPGWLRCEQFGAGMITGWGSHHIDCSHWAMNTEHTGPIEIWGHADFPKKGLWDVHGIFRTEARYENGVHMIVSNEIPNGIRFEGTEGWIFVSRGDAAVTASDPVAKQNAAKKLDASDPKLLTSVIGPNEVHLTVSKEHHGNWLESVVSRKQPIAPAEVGHRSCSACLLHHAAMKLDRKLYWDPKKEQFKNDPEANKLLSRPQRSAYAIKTVASIKGR; this is translated from the coding sequence ATGAAAAACGACGAAGTAGTGGATGCGTCAAGACGCAGTTTTCTAAAGACAACCGCCAAAGGAGCGTTCGCTACAACGGTCATGGGCGGTTTCCCGACAATTGTACCTGCGTCGGTGTTCGGGAAAAATGCTCCCAGTAACCGAATCAATGTTGCCGCCATTGGTACGGGCCGGATCTCGCGCGGACACGATATGCCCGGCGTTTGGCAGTACGATAACGCCCTGATCATGGCCGTCTGCGATCTGGATAGCAATCGGGCCGAGGATGCGAAAAAGCTGGTTAATGAGTACTACACCAAGAAAAACGGCAAAGACTACGATGGTGTTCGGGTCTATACCGACTACCGTGAACTGCTGAATAACAAAGACATTGACGCGGTCATCGTCAGTACGCCCGATCACTGGCACGCACCCATTGTGGTCGACGCCGTCCGGGCCAAAAAGGACGTGTACATGCAGAAACCGGCTTCGCTGACCATTGCCGAAGGGCGCATGATGGCCGACGCCGTTAATCAGTCGAAGCAGATTGTACAGGTGGGCAGTCAGCAGCGATCATCAGAGCAGTTTCGGTATGCTGCCGAACTGGTCCGGAATGGGCGTATCGGGCAGTTGAAAACGGTGTACGTGGGTCTTCCCGGCGATCCGGCAGGGGATGAAGAACCGCAGATGCCTATCCCGAAAAACCTGAACTACGACATGTGGCTGGGCACAACGCCCGACGTGTACTACACCGAAAAGCGGGTACATCCACAGAGTGGCTACGACCGACCCGGCTGGCTGCGTTGCGAACAGTTTGGCGCGGGCATGATCACCGGCTGGGGTTCGCACCACATCGACTGCTCGCACTGGGCCATGAACACCGAGCATACGGGCCCAATCGAAATCTGGGGACATGCCGATTTTCCGAAAAAAGGGCTGTGGGATGTACATGGCATCTTCCGGACGGAAGCTCGCTACGAAAACGGCGTACACATGATTGTTAGTAACGAGATTCCGAATGGTATTCGGTTCGAAGGAACGGAGGGCTGGATTTTCGTGTCGCGTGGCGATGCAGCCGTAACGGCCAGCGATCCCGTTGCCAAGCAGAATGCCGCTAAAAAACTCGACGCCAGTGATCCTAAACTGCTTACCTCCGTCATCGGGCCGAATGAAGTTCATCTGACGGTCAGTAAAGAACACCATGGCAACTGGCTCGAAAGTGTCGTCAGTCGCAAGCAGCCTATCGCGCCCGCTGAGGTTGGGCATCGGTCCTGTTCGGCTTGTCTGCTTCATCATGCAGCCATGAAACTGGACCGTAAACTCTATTGGGACCCGAAGAAAGAACAGTTCAAAAACGACCCGGAAGCCAACAAACTGCTCTCCCGTCCGCAACGGTCAGCCTATGCCATCAAAACCGTAGCATCCATAAAGGGGCGATAA
- a CDS encoding FAD-dependent oxidoreductase yields MIREQATDKRTLKTIRHDADLIVVGGGLSGVCCAITAARAGIRVLLVQDRPVLGGNASSEVRLWVLGATSHMGNNNRWAREGGVIDEVLLENWYRNPEGNPLIFDTILLEKVIGEANITLLLNTAVYEVEKSSPDTISSVKAFCSQNSTMYDLVAPLFCDASGDGIVGFQAGAAFRMGAESAEEFGEKFAPSAEYGELLGHSLYFYTKDTGRPVRFVPPAYALDDITKIPRYRRFNAQEYGCQLWWIEYGGRLDTVHDTERIKWELWKVVYGVWNHIKNSGQFPEADTLTLEWVGHIPGKRESRRFEGDYILCQQDIVEQREYADAVAFGGWSIDLHPADGVFSEKPGCNQWHSKGIYQIPYRCLYSRNISNLFLAGRIISASHVAFGSSRVMGTSAYVGQAVGMAAALCTRDGLKPRDLSVETAPADRQSLASHVRQQIPSGQKTQGIAGPPVRSLQQELLKIGHHIPGLKLLDNNDLAQQAQVSASSELMLTSLPPDGPLVPLLQSAAQMLPLSAGPVPKLTAYVTADQDTTLVVELRKSNKPGNHTPDVTLHTLTIPLRKGKQEIPLAFDTQLDQTEYVFVTFLKNDAVRLQYSQLRATGVLSVFNKTNPAVSNYGKQEPTDDIGVDTFEFWCPERRPKGHNITLTIEPGIRLFEAKNVRNGIQRPTNQPNAWVASPTDTDPTITLHWAEKKKIRRVELFFDTDFDHPLESVIMIHPETASPFCVREYVLCNDQNERIFHQTENHQSRNTIRFDQPLATSSLTIHLKAMNGAAPAALMEVRVYA; encoded by the coding sequence ATGATACGCGAACAAGCAACCGATAAACGAACCTTAAAAACCATCCGACACGATGCCGATCTGATTGTAGTAGGCGGAGGCTTATCGGGTGTATGTTGCGCGATCACAGCAGCTCGGGCTGGCATTCGCGTGCTGCTGGTGCAGGATCGTCCCGTGCTGGGCGGCAACGCATCAAGTGAAGTACGGCTGTGGGTACTGGGCGCTACGTCGCACATGGGTAACAACAACCGCTGGGCGCGGGAAGGTGGTGTCATTGACGAAGTGTTACTCGAAAACTGGTATCGTAATCCCGAAGGCAATCCACTGATTTTCGACACGATTCTCCTCGAAAAAGTCATTGGTGAGGCCAACATCACCCTTCTATTGAACACCGCCGTGTATGAAGTAGAGAAATCATCGCCTGACACGATCAGTAGCGTGAAAGCGTTTTGCAGTCAGAACAGCACGATGTACGATCTGGTAGCACCCCTGTTTTGCGATGCGTCCGGCGACGGAATCGTAGGCTTTCAGGCTGGTGCTGCCTTCCGGATGGGTGCCGAATCAGCGGAAGAATTTGGTGAAAAATTCGCCCCTTCGGCTGAATACGGTGAGTTACTGGGGCATTCGCTTTATTTCTACACAAAAGATACGGGTCGGCCGGTTCGCTTCGTTCCGCCGGCCTACGCGCTGGATGACATTACCAAAATCCCCCGGTACCGTCGGTTCAATGCGCAGGAGTACGGCTGCCAATTGTGGTGGATCGAATATGGGGGGCGGTTGGACACCGTTCACGACACGGAACGGATCAAATGGGAGTTGTGGAAAGTGGTATACGGCGTCTGGAATCACATCAAAAATTCGGGTCAGTTTCCCGAAGCCGACACGCTCACGCTCGAATGGGTCGGCCACATACCCGGCAAACGTGAAAGCCGTCGGTTCGAGGGTGACTACATTCTCTGCCAGCAGGATATTGTGGAGCAGCGCGAATATGCGGATGCGGTCGCGTTTGGTGGCTGGAGCATCGATTTACACCCCGCTGATGGCGTATTTAGCGAAAAACCCGGCTGCAACCAATGGCACAGCAAGGGTATTTACCAGATTCCGTACCGGTGCCTGTATTCCCGAAACATTAGCAATTTGTTCCTAGCGGGCCGTATCATTTCGGCCTCCCACGTCGCGTTCGGTTCCTCGCGGGTGATGGGTACCAGTGCTTATGTCGGTCAGGCCGTGGGTATGGCGGCCGCCCTCTGCACCCGCGACGGGTTGAAACCACGCGACCTATCCGTAGAGACCGCACCGGCGGACCGGCAATCCCTTGCGTCTCATGTGCGTCAGCAAATACCATCCGGTCAGAAGACGCAAGGGATTGCCGGTCCGCCGGTGCGGTCTCTACAGCAGGAACTACTAAAAATCGGGCATCACATACCCGGACTTAAACTACTGGACAATAATGACTTGGCGCAACAGGCGCAGGTATCTGCTTCCAGCGAGTTGATGTTGACCAGTTTGCCGCCTGACGGGCCGCTGGTTCCGCTACTACAATCGGCTGCTCAGATGCTGCCCCTCTCAGCCGGTCCGGTTCCCAAACTAACGGCTTACGTGACGGCTGATCAGGATACAACGCTGGTTGTGGAACTGCGCAAAAGTAATAAACCGGGCAACCATACGCCGGATGTAACACTACACACGTTGACCATTCCGCTGCGCAAAGGGAAGCAGGAAATCCCGTTAGCGTTTGACACCCAACTTGATCAGACGGAATATGTATTCGTTACGTTCCTGAAGAATGACGCTGTTCGTTTGCAGTACAGCCAGTTGAGAGCAACGGGTGTTTTATCGGTGTTCAACAAGACCAATCCGGCGGTATCAAACTACGGAAAACAGGAACCAACCGACGACATCGGCGTCGATACGTTTGAGTTTTGGTGCCCCGAACGACGACCCAAAGGTCACAACATCACACTGACTATTGAGCCGGGCATTCGCTTGTTCGAAGCCAAGAACGTCCGCAATGGTATCCAGCGTCCCACCAACCAACCGAACGCCTGGGTGGCCTCCCCGACCGATACAGACCCGACAATCACGCTCCACTGGGCAGAAAAGAAGAAAATCAGGCGCGTCGAATTGTTTTTCGATACGGATTTCGACCACCCGCTCGAATCGGTGATCATGATTCATCCCGAAACGGCCTCCCCGTTCTGCGTTCGGGAGTATGTACTTTGCAACGACCAGAACGAACGAATTTTTCACCAAACCGAAAACCACCAGAGCCGGAACACGATCCGCTTTGATCAGCCCCTCGCTACCAGTAGCCTAACCATTCATCTAAAAGCCATGAATGGAGCAGCTCCGGCTGCGCTGATGGAGGTTCGGGTTTATGCGTGA
- a CDS encoding Gfo/Idh/MocA family protein, with amino-acid sequence MHNPQDNRRKFLRDSVATAAGLVMLPGETFTMPNRLITENEPADSAAPKASRIKFAVIGMNHGHIYSQVEATVRGGGELVSFYSKEPDLAAAFAKRYPQAKQAKSEQEILDDKAIQLVLSSIIPDERAPLGVRVMKAGKDYMSDKPGITTLDQLAEVRRVQKATKRIYSIMYSERFENRATVKAGDLVKAGAIGKVIQTIGLGPHRMTPQSRPEWFFDRKRFGGIICDIGSHQFDQFLYFTGSTKADIVASQIGNTNHPQYPNFEDFGDVMLRGDGGVGYIRVDWFSPDGLKSWGDGRLTILGTDGFIEIRKNIDPGGRDGGNHLFLTDKKETRYFDCSKEALPYGEQLVDDILNRTETAMTQEHCFLATELALKAQKQAQMIHLTSKR; translated from the coding sequence ATGCACAATCCACAGGATAATCGGCGCAAGTTTCTTCGGGATTCAGTCGCTACGGCGGCTGGGCTGGTCATGCTACCCGGCGAAACGTTCACCATGCCCAATCGGCTGATCACCGAAAACGAACCGGCTGATTCGGCTGCGCCCAAAGCGTCCCGCATCAAGTTCGCGGTCATTGGCATGAACCACGGCCACATTTACAGCCAGGTAGAAGCGACCGTTCGGGGCGGTGGTGAACTGGTTTCGTTTTACTCGAAAGAGCCCGATCTGGCGGCTGCCTTTGCCAAGCGTTACCCACAGGCAAAGCAGGCCAAAAGTGAACAGGAGATTCTGGATGATAAAGCCATTCAACTGGTATTGAGTTCGATCATTCCCGACGAACGGGCACCATTGGGCGTTCGGGTTATGAAGGCCGGGAAAGATTACATGTCCGACAAACCCGGCATCACCACCCTTGACCAACTGGCCGAAGTGCGTCGTGTGCAGAAAGCGACGAAGCGCATTTATTCGATCATGTACAGCGAACGGTTCGAGAACAGAGCGACGGTCAAGGCGGGTGATCTGGTTAAGGCGGGGGCTATCGGGAAGGTGATTCAGACCATTGGGCTGGGACCGCACCGCATGACACCCCAATCTCGTCCGGAATGGTTCTTTGATCGCAAACGGTTTGGCGGGATCATCTGCGATATTGGTTCGCACCAGTTCGATCAATTTCTGTACTTCACGGGTTCGACGAAAGCGGATATCGTCGCTTCGCAGATCGGGAACACGAACCACCCGCAGTATCCGAACTTCGAAGATTTTGGTGATGTCATGCTACGGGGTGATGGGGGCGTGGGCTACATCCGCGTTGACTGGTTCTCGCCCGACGGCCTGAAATCGTGGGGTGATGGCCGCCTGACCATATTGGGAACCGACGGGTTTATCGAAATCCGGAAGAACATCGACCCCGGCGGGCGTGATGGGGGTAATCACCTGTTCCTGACCGACAAAAAAGAAACGCGCTACTTCGATTGCAGCAAAGAAGCGCTGCCCTACGGCGAACAGCTGGTCGACGATATTCTGAATCGTACGGAAACCGCTATGACCCAGGAGCATTGTTTTCTGGCTACCGAGCTGGCACTCAAAGCCCAGAAACAGGCTCAGATGATTCATTTAACGAGTAAACGTTAA
- a CDS encoding putative oxidoreductase C-terminal domain-containing protein codes for MKLLPTVGSLFLAALLAACQSSEKKAGQDSADSMIRLITLDPGHFHAALVQKTMYDGVDSVVHVYAPDGPDLQLHLDKIQGYNTRPDDPTHWKEAVYKGADFLDKMLTDKAGNVVVMAGNNRLKTDYIQKTIGAGFNVLADKPMVISSANFGQLQDAFKTAEKNNVLLYDIMTERYEISTMLQRAFSRQADVFGTLEKGTPTKPAVTKESVHHFYKNVSGSILTRPSWFMDVAQQGEGIVDVTTHLVDLVQWECFPEQTIDYQKDIQLTSARRWTTDMSLSQFKAITKQNAFPDYLKKDVVKDSILRVYSNGEINYQLRGVHAKVSVTWAYKAPEGAGDTHYSIMRGTKANLIIRQGAEQMYKPTLYIEAVAGNKTLESSLKTALPAIQNEFPGVEIKKIAKGWEVIIPEKYKEGHEAHFGRVTQKYLQYLKEGKMPGWEVPNMIAKYYTTTQALDLAKKSK; via the coding sequence ATGAAGCTATTACCCACCGTTGGGAGTCTGTTTCTGGCTGCCTTGTTAGCCGCCTGTCAATCGTCGGAAAAAAAAGCCGGACAGGATTCGGCAGACAGTATGATTCGCCTGATCACCTTAGACCCCGGCCATTTTCACGCGGCTCTGGTGCAGAAAACGATGTACGATGGTGTCGATTCGGTCGTGCACGTATACGCACCAGACGGACCTGATTTACAATTACATCTGGACAAAATTCAGGGCTATAATACGCGGCCTGATGACCCAACCCACTGGAAGGAAGCGGTGTACAAAGGCGCGGATTTTCTGGATAAGATGCTGACCGATAAAGCGGGAAATGTTGTGGTCATGGCCGGGAACAATCGCCTGAAAACGGACTATATTCAGAAAACCATCGGGGCCGGATTCAACGTGCTGGCTGATAAGCCGATGGTGATCAGCTCGGCGAATTTCGGGCAATTGCAGGACGCGTTCAAAACGGCGGAGAAGAACAACGTGCTGCTCTACGATATCATGACCGAGCGGTACGAAATTTCGACCATGCTCCAGCGCGCGTTTTCGAGACAGGCCGACGTGTTCGGTACGCTGGAAAAAGGAACGCCGACCAAGCCCGCCGTTACCAAAGAGAGCGTTCACCACTTCTACAAAAACGTGTCGGGCAGCATATTGACGCGGCCGTCGTGGTTTATGGATGTGGCCCAGCAGGGCGAAGGCATCGTGGATGTTACGACCCATTTGGTCGATCTGGTGCAGTGGGAATGCTTTCCGGAGCAAACGATCGATTATCAGAAAGACATTCAGTTGACATCCGCCCGGCGGTGGACAACCGACATGAGCCTGAGTCAGTTCAAGGCCATTACGAAGCAGAACGCATTTCCGGATTACCTCAAAAAAGACGTGGTGAAGGACAGCATCCTGCGCGTGTACAGCAATGGCGAAATCAATTACCAACTGCGGGGAGTACACGCTAAGGTGTCGGTTACGTGGGCTTATAAGGCACCGGAAGGCGCGGGTGATACGCATTATTCGATCATGCGCGGTACAAAAGCTAATCTGATTATTCGCCAAGGGGCTGAACAGATGTATAAACCGACCTTATACATTGAAGCCGTAGCGGGCAATAAAACACTGGAATCCTCGCTAAAAACGGCCTTGCCCGCCATTCAAAACGAATTTCCGGGTGTGGAGATCAAGAAGATAGCAAAAGGGTGGGAAGTGATTATTCCTGAAAAATACAAAGAAGGTCACGAAGCGCACTTTGGCCGGGTAACGCAAAAATACCTGCAATACCTGAAAGAAGGTAAAATGCCAGGCTGGGAAGTGCCGAACATGATTGCCAAATACTACACAACGACGCAGGCGCTCGACCTGGCGAAGAAATCAAAATGA
- a CDS encoding glycoside hydrolase family 2 protein → MYSLILLTGLSGSVQAQYSIRDPKAIPLHGEWRFALDPVGVGEAEEWFSTKIPTNGWDKVNVPHCFSVDPRYQFYTGTTWYRRTFTWQPTAKKRVLLHIDGAYYTTVVWLNGKKVTSHEGGYTPFSVDVTDFLTGDTENNLAISVNNNTWLPGSIPGAKDNGRPNDPFPGWMNYGGLVRPVYLTVEPDVYVENLKVEATPDLNPGSRAKGSAVVTVKTRIRNASGQAVTPSIQYQIRQGAKTLMLKWKNSTGAIGPNQTAILEAETTLKAADVALWRVDQPTLYAIQVVAGVDTTTTNFGIRKVEVRNAQLLLNGQPIKVAGGNRVVDYPGLGSMEPDWLIEKDLRLMKEAGMEFHRLTHYTPSEAVYDWADRNGMLIISEAGNWQLTQKQMDNDTIRRKFQQQFREMAERDWSHPSIIAYSVGNEYLSETPSGQRWTKDMIAFARTLDPTRLYTFASMRLNILPKKPEDEASQYCDFVSTNTYGNHAKALDHIHQLYPDKPILISEWGRRADTETGEAGQIADVENVVREIRKRPYVIGASWWSFNDYQSRHQGTNPNGYRPWGLVGPERGKRPAYATYQREMAPVTIEKTSWKPGPEGVHSLILQVTARADFPAYTLQNYTLNINGVHTSTLALQPGQRIDLTIPVRGFDKTLTVAVVKPTGFTILTQTIDLTNDTRTSNR, encoded by the coding sequence GTGTACAGCCTGATTTTGCTAACTGGCCTGAGCGGTTCAGTACAGGCCCAATATTCCATTCGCGATCCGAAAGCCATTCCGCTGCATGGTGAATGGCGGTTCGCGCTCGATCCGGTTGGCGTTGGCGAAGCGGAAGAATGGTTTAGTACAAAAATACCGACCAACGGCTGGGATAAGGTCAACGTCCCGCATTGCTTTTCGGTCGATCCGCGGTATCAGTTTTACACAGGTACAACCTGGTACCGGCGTACGTTTACCTGGCAACCAACTGCCAAAAAACGCGTGCTGCTGCATATTGATGGCGCTTACTATACGACCGTCGTATGGCTCAACGGTAAAAAAGTCACGTCGCACGAGGGGGGCTACACGCCGTTCAGCGTTGACGTGACGGACTTCTTAACTGGCGACACGGAAAATAATCTGGCGATTTCGGTCAATAATAACACCTGGCTACCGGGCAGTATTCCGGGGGCCAAAGACAATGGTCGGCCAAATGATCCGTTTCCCGGCTGGATGAACTACGGAGGATTGGTTCGTCCGGTTTACTTAACCGTGGAGCCGGATGTGTACGTAGAGAATCTGAAAGTAGAAGCCACTCCCGATCTGAACCCCGGATCACGGGCGAAAGGTAGCGCCGTCGTAACGGTCAAAACCCGCATCCGGAACGCATCCGGTCAGGCCGTTACCCCATCCATTCAGTACCAGATCAGACAGGGAGCGAAAACGCTGATGCTAAAGTGGAAGAACAGCACTGGTGCTATCGGTCCTAATCAAACGGCCATTCTGGAAGCCGAAACGACTCTTAAGGCGGCTGATGTGGCCCTTTGGCGTGTTGATCAGCCAACGCTTTATGCGATACAGGTTGTTGCAGGAGTCGACACAACAACGACGAACTTCGGTATTCGGAAGGTTGAAGTTCGAAACGCGCAGCTGCTCCTGAATGGTCAGCCCATCAAAGTGGCGGGTGGTAACCGCGTAGTCGATTATCCGGGTCTGGGATCAATGGAACCCGACTGGCTTATCGAGAAAGATCTGCGGCTGATGAAAGAAGCGGGGATGGAATTTCACCGCCTGACGCATTACACGCCCAGCGAAGCCGTTTACGACTGGGCCGACCGCAACGGCATGTTGATCATTTCGGAAGCGGGTAACTGGCAACTGACGCAAAAGCAGATGGATAATGACACCATTCGCCGAAAGTTCCAGCAGCAGTTCCGCGAAATGGCCGAGCGCGACTGGAGTCACCCCAGCATCATTGCCTACAGCGTCGGGAACGAATATCTGTCGGAAACGCCCTCCGGTCAACGGTGGACGAAAGACATGATCGCCTTCGCCCGCACCCTCGATCCTACCCGACTTTATACGTTCGCGTCCATGCGGCTGAATATTCTCCCCAAAAAACCGGAGGATGAAGCGAGCCAGTACTGCGATTTTGTCTCGACGAATACGTACGGAAACCATGCCAAAGCGCTGGATCATATTCACCAGCTCTACCCGGATAAGCCCATTCTGATCAGCGAATGGGGACGTCGGGCCGATACCGAAACGGGCGAAGCCGGGCAGATTGCCGATGTTGAGAACGTAGTTCGGGAGATTCGGAAGCGGCCCTACGTCATTGGTGCGTCGTGGTGGTCATTCAACGATTACCAAAGCCGCCATCAGGGGACCAACCCGAACGGCTATCGTCCGTGGGGTCTGGTCGGACCTGAGCGTGGCAAACGGCCTGCGTATGCGACTTACCAGCGCGAGATGGCACCCGTAACTATCGAGAAAACGAGTTGGAAACCCGGTCCGGAAGGTGTTCACTCGCTTATTCTTCAGGTCACGGCCCGAGCGGATTTCCCCGCCTATACCCTACAGAACTACACGCTCAACATCAACGGTGTACATACAAGCACGCTCGCCCTTCAACCGGGCCAGCGCATCGATCTCACGATTCCGGTTCGTGGCTTCGATAAGACCCTTACTGTAGCCGTTGTGAAACCGACGGGCTTTACTATTCTTACGCAAACGATTGATCTAACGAATGATACGCGAACAAGCAACCGATAA
- a CDS encoding SDR family NAD(P)-dependent oxidoreductase, which translates to MEQRTTYQTVFSLDGKLALITGGGSGIGFDIARCMVEAGGRVVITGRREQPLQDAVATLGENAHYVVNDVTARESLDGLVEEIETTHGPIDILVNNAGVNMKKPALEVTDEDFDRIVHTNLNSVFSLTRACAQRMMARKRGSIIMISSMAAYYGIDRVVAYAASKSAVEGMVKVLASEFSGNGVRVNSIAPGFIETAMSKTAMGGDPDRFARAMRRTPMGYFGKPDDIGWAAVFLASEAAKYITGVSLPVDGGNSIGF; encoded by the coding sequence ATGGAACAACGAACTACCTATCAGACCGTTTTCTCGCTCGACGGAAAACTGGCCCTCATTACCGGTGGCGGTAGCGGCATTGGCTTCGATATTGCCCGCTGCATGGTCGAGGCCGGTGGTCGGGTGGTGATCACGGGCCGTCGGGAACAGCCGTTGCAGGACGCTGTGGCAACGCTGGGCGAAAACGCGCATTACGTTGTCAATGACGTGACAGCCCGCGAGTCGCTGGACGGTCTGGTCGAAGAAATTGAAACGACGCATGGACCCATCGATATTCTGGTCAACAATGCGGGTGTCAATATGAAAAAGCCGGCTTTGGAGGTTACTGACGAAGATTTCGACCGGATCGTTCACACGAATCTAAACTCCGTTTTCAGCTTGACCCGTGCCTGCGCTCAGCGGATGATGGCTCGCAAACGTGGCTCGATCATCATGATTTCGTCGATGGCGGCCTATTACGGGATCGACCGGGTGGTGGCGTATGCGGCTTCTAAATCGGCGGTAGAAGGCATGGTCAAGGTACTGGCGTCGGAATTTTCGGGCAATGGGGTGCGTGTCAATTCGATTGCGCCGGGCTTCATTGAAACGGCGATGAGCAAAACGGCGATGGGGGGCGATCCGGACCGGTTTGCCCGTGCCATGCGCCGAACCCCGATGGGTTATTTTGGCAAGCCTGACGACATTGGGTGGGCCGCCGTTTTTCTGGCCTCGGAGGCTGCCAAGTACATCACAGGCGTGTCGTTGCCGGTAGATGGTGGCAACTCGATTGGCTTTTAG